Within the Flavobacterium sp. N502536 genome, the region TTCTTTAAAAAACAAAAGATACAGCGGACAGCAGGAAATAGCTCCTAAATATTTGCTTTAAACTGCTCTAAGAAACGAACATCATTCTCGTAAAACATACGAATATCACCAATTTGATACAGCAACATTGCAATACGCTCTACTCCCATTCCGAAAGCAAAACCGTTGAATTCGTCCGGATTGATGTCGCAGTTTTTAAGAACATTTGGATCCACCATTCCACAACCACCAATTTCCAGCCAGCCAGTTCCTTTGGTGATACGGTAATCGGTTTCGGTTTTTAGCCCCCAATAAATATCAATTTCGGCACTTGGTTCTGTAAACGGGAAGTAGGACGGACGTAAACGTATCTTAGATTTTCCGAACATTTCTTTTGTAAAATAAAGCAAAGTCTGTTTTAAATCAGCAAATGAAACATCTTTGTCAATGTACAAACCTTCTACCTGATGAAAAATACAGTGTGAACGTGACGAAATGGCTTCGTTACGAAATACACGTCCCGGAGAAATGGTACGGATTGGCGGTTTATGATTTTCCATATAACGCACCTGAACAGATGATGTATGCGTACGCAACAACACATCAGGATTTGTCTGAATGAAAAAAGTATCCTGCATATCACGCGCCGGATGGTATTCCGGTAAATTCAAAGCAGTAAAGTTATGCCAGTCGTCTTCGATTTCCGGACCTTCGGAAACATTGAATCCAATGTTGGCAAAAATATCAATAATCTGATTTTTAACGATTGAAATCGGGTGACGTGAACCAATAATTACTGGCTCTGCCGCACGTGTTAAATCACCAAAAACTCCTTTTACTTCTTGTTTGCTTTCCAGCTCTTCCTGAATAACTCTTACTTTTTCTTCGGCAACCGATTTTAAAGTATTTATTACCTGTCCGAAATCTTTTTTCTGGTCATTTGGAATATTTTTGAACTCTGTAAAAAGCTCTTTCAACAAACCTTTACTCCCTAAATACTTAATACGGAATTGCTCTAAAGATTCTTTATTTTTATCATTAAAGGCCTTGGCTTCCTCTATATGTTCTTTTATCTTGTCTATCATCAGTCTTGCTTTGAAGGTGCAAATTTACGTAATTTTAGTTGAAAGTTAGTAGTCGAAATTGCAGTTTTCGGTGAACTATATTTACAAAAATGGGGACCGCAACTAAAAACTAGTCAATAAGTTCTCTTTCTAAAAAATAATTCACAATGGCTTCTTTCATCAAAACCGATTGTTCTCCTGCTTTTAACGACGGTAATTCTTCTTTTACTTTATAATGCGGCCAGCCATCGGCATCAAAAAAATCAAATTCGTAAAACCCGTATGGCTCTAACAATCGACAAATGGCGATGTGCATCAGGTTTAATTTTTCATCTTTTTTGAATTCGCGGTGTACTTTTCCGAGTTCCTGAACTCCGATTAAATAAATTATAGCATCCAAATCAAGATCTTCTCCTTGCGAGAATTGATTAGACAGTATATCGACGAGCTTTTCCCATCGCTCTTTTAGTTGTGTATCTCTAGACATTGTATGATTTTTGATGGTTGGTTTTAGATCTTAGATTGCTGAAAAATTCAATTCTGAAGGGGACAGAACTACAATCTTAACTCTAAATTTTGATTTGCAAAGATACATAGTTCAAGACATTGCACCTAAAAAAATTAAACAGTTAGAAAAAGAGAACTCCAAAAAACGGCTGAACCTTTGCCACTCTGAACCTCCGAACCTAAAAAAGTATATCTTTGCGCTTTTTTAAACACACCCAAATATGAGTTTTTTTGATATAATTGTGGCCGCTCTTTTAGCTTTTAGCTTATATAAAGGAATTAAAAACGGACTTTTTGTAGAAGTTGCTTCTTTCATTTCTTTATTGTTGGGAATTTATATTGCCCTTAAATTCTCTTCTTTTATGAAAGAGCTTATCATGAAACACGTTTCATGGAATCCGAATACGATACAAATTACCGCTTTCATTCTGACTTTCATATTAGTGGTTATAGGCGTTTACTTCTTAGCCAAAATTCTTACCGGAATTGCCGATTTTGCTTTTCTGGGATGGGCGAATAAACTGGGCGGAGGCTTTTTCAGAATTTTAAAAACCATTCTGATTCTGAGTATTTTTATCGCTCTTTTTGAGAAAATCAATTTCAACAATACTTTTGCCAAAAAAGAAACATTAGACCATTCGATTTTTTACAATCCGGTTAAAAAAGTGGCAGCTTTCGTTTACCCTTCTGTTGAAAAATGGTACGAGGAATTTAAAGACATTCATGCCGAAACGTCTAAAGAAACACCTAAGGAAGAGTAATATCCCTGCCATTATATCTTACTAATTCAAAAAACAATAATCTTTACGAAACACCACGACCTCAGATAATTGAACAAAATAAATTATCTTGCCTGATATTTCCAACAACCGATTTAATTTATAATCAAAACCCGTATGTTGTATTTAACCGGCATTATAATCACCTTTTTTCTGGTTGTTGTACTGGCAAGCAAAAAGAACAAAACCGAGGCCGATAAGATTCTGGCACTCTGGTTGTTTTTTACCAGCTTTCATTTATTCCTGTTCTATCTTCATTACAAGAATGATTATAGCGACTTCCCCTTTTTTCTGGGAGTAGAACTTCCAATGCCTTTAGTTCAGGGACCCTTTTTATTTTTATACACTTCGGCTCTAACGAACCAAAATCGGTATAAAAAATTCAATCTTTTACACTTTATTCCTTTTGTAATTGCCTTTCTGGTATTGACTCCGTTTTACAATTTGCCTTTCGACGAAAAAGTGACTGTTTTCAAAAATGAAGGAAAAGGCTACGAGGTCCTGAATACTGTTTTGTATGCCGCAATATTACTTTCGGGAATTGTTTATGCTTTACTTTCCTTGCAGAAACTCGTAAAACACCGCAAGAACATCAACAATCAATTTTCGTTTACCGAAAAAATTAACCTGACCTGGCTGCGCTATTTAATCATCGGATCCAGCATCATTTGGCTCGTAGTCATTTTCTCTGACGATCAGTATATTTTTTCAGTTGTAGTTTTTTATTTGATTTTTATTGGGTATTTCGGTGTCAAACAAGTTGGGATTTTTACGAATCAACCCTTTTCCGAAAACAATCAAACTCTTATTTCAGTAGCAGAAAAAGCTGCTGTTGCCCATCCATCTGAAAAAATTAAATACGAAAAATCAGGTCTCACCGCCACAGAACTTCAAACCATTCATCAAAAGCTGACTCAGCTTATGAACGATGAAAAGCTCTATAAAAATGCCGACTTAACTTTAACCGAACTGGCACAGAAGATAAACGTTCATCCCAATACCCTTTCGCAGGTCATCAATTCGGCCGAACAAAAAAATTTTTACGATTACATCAACTCCCAACGTGTTGAGGAGTTTAAAAAAACAATCCGTTTACCCGAAAATCAAAAATTCACTTTCCTATCTGTCGCATTGGAATGTGGCTTTAATTCGAAAACGGCTTTCAACCGAAACTTCAAAAAAGAAACCGGGCTTTCTCCTTCTGAATATTTAAAATAATTTTCGTTTTAAACTAGAACCACCTTACAAGTTGGGGCGACCAGCATAGTACCACCGCGCATCTTTGCAGAAATTTAAACCAATTTATGCAATGAAAACCAAAGTACTTTACTCAGCCGTAATCGCTGTTTCAATTTTCTTTTTTATTGGATGCGAAAATGAAAATGACATTCAGGGACCTGGAAATTTAGTTCCGAAAACCGTCGATCAGGATGCCTCTATCCCTTCTATTTTTGTAAACGGAACGCAGCTGCACGCTGAGGCTTTCGGAAATCCCAACAACCCCATGCTGGTTTTCCTGCATGGCGGGCCCGGCTCTGATTATAGAAATGGCCTGAATGTAAAACAGCTCGCCAACGAAGGCTATTATGTGATTTTCTACGATCAAAGAGGTTCCGGATTATCTAAAAGACACGACAAAAACACCTACTCTATTCCCCTTGTACTTGATGATCTTACCGAGGTCATAAAATATTACCGAAAAACCAGTACTCAAAAAATATTTCTCTTTGGACATTCCTGGGGCGCCATGCTCGCTGCGGCCTATGTCAACCAATACCCAGCTGCTATCAATGGTGTTATTCTGGCAGAACCGGGAGGTTTAAACAAAAAACTATTAGACGATTATGGCGAAATGAGCCGGAAAATAAAATTATTCTCTGAGGCCACCAGTAATTTACTGTATGTTGATCAGTTCTTGACGGGAAAAGAAAACCAGCATGAGATTCTCGATTACAAATTTGGCATTTCTACCAGTTTCTCCTATGCAAAAGGCAACAAAGAAGGCATTCCAGGCCCATCGCCTTTTTGGAGAATCGGAACAACGGTTTTAGAAAGTTTCACTGATATCGCCGAAAATGATGGTTTTGACTTTACAACAAATCTAAGTCAGTATAAAACCAAGGTTCTCTTTTTATACGGTGAGTTCAATCAATCGTACGGTTTGTCTTTTGCTCAAAAAGAAGCCGCTTTTTTTCCGAATGCCGCCATAGCCGAAGTAAAAGGAACGGGACACGAGATGATTTACTTCAAATGGGAAAATGTACATCCGCTAGTGTTGAACTATTTAAACACACTAAAATAACCAGACGATGAAAACATTACTAGTACTAATTACCTTTATCTTATCTCTTTTCCTAACCAAAACCTATTCTCAAGTTATAAACTGGGAAAATCTTAAAGAGAATCAAAAGCACATTCTAAATATAAATGCGGGCTGGGAACATAGTTTTGTTTACGGACTTGCTTACGGTTACCATCTCAAAACCAAACTGCCAATTGTAGTCGAAGCTTCTTTTTCCTTGCCATCAGGCGAAACAA harbors:
- a CDS encoding phenylalanine--tRNA ligase subunit alpha → MIDKIKEHIEEAKAFNDKNKESLEQFRIKYLGSKGLLKELFTEFKNIPNDQKKDFGQVINTLKSVAEEKVRVIQEELESKQEVKGVFGDLTRAAEPVIIGSRHPISIVKNQIIDIFANIGFNVSEGPEIEDDWHNFTALNLPEYHPARDMQDTFFIQTNPDVLLRTHTSSVQVRYMENHKPPIRTISPGRVFRNEAISSRSHCIFHQVEGLYIDKDVSFADLKQTLLYFTKEMFGKSKIRLRPSYFPFTEPSAEIDIYWGLKTETDYRITKGTGWLEIGGCGMVDPNVLKNCDINPDEFNGFAFGMGVERIAMLLYQIGDIRMFYENDVRFLEQFKANI
- a CDS encoding CvpA family protein, which produces MSFFDIIVAALLAFSLYKGIKNGLFVEVASFISLLLGIYIALKFSSFMKELIMKHVSWNPNTIQITAFILTFILVVIGVYFLAKILTGIADFAFLGWANKLGGGFFRILKTILILSIFIALFEKINFNNTFAKKETLDHSIFYNPVKKVAAFVYPSVEKWYEEFKDIHAETSKETPKEE
- a CDS encoding helix-turn-helix domain-containing protein is translated as MLYLTGIIITFFLVVVLASKKNKTEADKILALWLFFTSFHLFLFYLHYKNDYSDFPFFLGVELPMPLVQGPFLFLYTSALTNQNRYKKFNLLHFIPFVIAFLVLTPFYNLPFDEKVTVFKNEGKGYEVLNTVLYAAILLSGIVYALLSLQKLVKHRKNINNQFSFTEKINLTWLRYLIIGSSIIWLVVIFSDDQYIFSVVVFYLIFIGYFGVKQVGIFTNQPFSENNQTLISVAEKAAVAHPSEKIKYEKSGLTATELQTIHQKLTQLMNDEKLYKNADLTLTELAQKINVHPNTLSQVINSAEQKNFYDYINSQRVEEFKKTIRLPENQKFTFLSVALECGFNSKTAFNRNFKKETGLSPSEYLK
- a CDS encoding alpha/beta fold hydrolase, with product MKTKVLYSAVIAVSIFFFIGCENENDIQGPGNLVPKTVDQDASIPSIFVNGTQLHAEAFGNPNNPMLVFLHGGPGSDYRNGLNVKQLANEGYYVIFYDQRGSGLSKRHDKNTYSIPLVLDDLTEVIKYYRKTSTQKIFLFGHSWGAMLAAAYVNQYPAAINGVILAEPGGLNKKLLDDYGEMSRKIKLFSEATSNLLYVDQFLTGKENQHEILDYKFGISTSFSYAKGNKEGIPGPSPFWRIGTTVLESFTDIAENDGFDFTTNLSQYKTKVLFLYGEFNQSYGLSFAQKEAAFFPNAAIAEVKGTGHEMIYFKWENVHPLVLNYLNTLK